One window from the genome of Cryptococcus tetragattii IND107 chromosome 2, whole genome shotgun sequence encodes:
- a CDS encoding calcium/proton exchanger: MATLETSPLLPSQASEHTPVSKPFDLLGSTRYLLLGSWINVLLICVPLSFAAEGFNWSAAARFTTSFLAIVPLAKLLGDSTEQLSMKLGQTLGGLLNATFGNAVELIVAIAALRQDELDLVQRSLLGSVLSNLLLVLGMSFFAAGFFFYESTFQATAAQASSSLMTLACITLILPAAYHASEIDNSSSLVGTLLGKEVSDLPDRSLKGLLLLSRGTSVILLLTYFGYLYFQLRTHSGLFEAETEEAEEMEVAEMDQWSAGTWLFIGLILLPLVGNAAEHVTSVWMACKGKMELTIGVSVGSSIQIAAGMIPLLVIIAWPLQKDLTLFFANFETIVLFVSVMLVNLLLQDGRSNYMEGVMLMSLYLVIALSYLV; the protein is encoded by the exons ATGGCCACACTCGAAACATCTccactccttccttcccagGCGTCTGAACATACTCCCGTCTCGAAACCTTTCGATCTGCTGGGTTCCACTAGATATCTATTGTTGGGATCTTGGATTAACGTTCTCCTAATTTGTGTCCCTCTTAGCTTTGCAG CCGAGGGGTTCAATTGGAGTGCGGCCGCTCGATTCACGACATCCTTCCTGGCGATCGTTCCCTTAGCCAAG CTTCTAGGGGACAGCACCGAGCAGTTGTCCATGAAACTCGGGCAAACACTTGGGGGTCTTCTGAATGCAAC CTTTGGTAACGCAGTCGAGTTAATTGTTGCCATCGCCGCTTTACGACAGG ATGAGCTAGATCTTGTTCAAAGGTCACTTTTGGGCAGTGTGCTTTCAAATTTACTTTTGGTTTTGGGCATGAGCTTCTTTGC GGCtggtttcttcttctatgaATCCACCTTTCAGGCTACAGCTGCCCAAGCAAGTTCATCACTGATGACGCTTGCCTGTATAACATTGATTCTGCCAGCTGCCT ATCACGCCTCAGAGATTGACAACAGTAGCTCTCTTGTTGGCACCTTGTTGGGCAAAGAAGTGTCCGATCTCCCTGATAGATCACTCAAAggtcttctcctcctttcgCGAGGAACTTCtgtcattcttctccttaCTTATTTTGGATATCTTTATTTTCAGCTGCGGACTCATTCCGGCCTATTCGAAGCTGAgactgaagaagcagaagaaatggaagttGCGGAAATGGATCAATGGAGTGCTGGCACCTGGCT ATTCATTggtctcatccttctccctcttgtGGGCAATGCTGCTGAGCATGTCACATCTGTCTGGATGGCTTGCAAAGGCAAGATGGAGCTTACCATTGGTGTAAGTGTTGGGTCTAGCATTCAGATTGCTGCTGGCATGATCCCACTGCTGGTTATCATTGCATGGCCTCTTCAAAAGGATTTAACACTTTTCTTT GCCAACTTTGAGACAATTGTCCTGTTTGTGTCAGTGATGCTGGTCAACTTATTATTGCAAGATG GCCGCAGCAATTACATGGAGGGTGTTATGT TGATGTCCTTATACCTAGTGATTGCCCTGAGCTACCTTGTCTAA
- a CDS encoding histidinol-phosphate transaminase, translating into MPILGLKASGPSAPAHFDLEALIRPNILALQPYRCARDDYSAGILLDANENAIGPSLPSLTLDQSDKATAIASQTLSLLSDEEIASLNRYPSPTHDELKREIAKLRGVPDENWVFLGVGSDEVIDMLYRVLCVPGKDRVITCPPTYGMYKVTANVNDVGVLEVPLITEHGSFQLDESALDEAFKANPDIKLLFICSPGNPTGTLIPLDVIKRILNNPLFKGVVVVDEAYVDFSPEGSSAASLVNEYANVCVSQTLSKSFGLAAIRLGYLLAPPPLVQILTNTKAPYNVSLPTASIALKAVSTEGIAAMSRSVATLNENRQTLMEDLSTIKGVGELLGGNQANFILCQIVDEEGRPSNKRAMMVYKTMAEHKGVVVRFRGTERGCEGCLRITVGTKEECKQAVKHIAALLQ; encoded by the exons ATGCCTATCCTTGGTCTCAAAGCCAGTGGTCCATCTGCTCCCGCCCACTTTGACTTGGAGGCCCTCATTCGGCCCAATATTCTTGCTTTACAGCCTTATCGCTGTGCTCGAGACGACTACTCTGCCGGTATTCTTTTAGACGCCAATGAGAATGCCATTGGACCGAgccttccatctctcacaCTCGACCAAAGCGATAAGGCAACTGCCATTGCCTCGCAAACTCTCTCCTTGCTGTCAGACGAAGAAATTGCCAGTCTCAATCGATATCCATCTCCCACCCACGATGAACTCAAACGAGAGATTGCCAAACTCAGAGGCGTCCCGGATGAAAATTGGGTGTTCCTTGGCGTGGGAAGCGACGAGGTGATTGATATGCTCTACAGGGTTCTTTGTGTTCCTGGTAAAGATAGGGTCATTACATGCCCTCCTACCTACGGCATGTACAAAGTTACAGCCAATGTGAACGATGTTGGGGTGTTGGAAGTGCCTCTGATCACGGAACATGGATCATTTCAGCTCGATGAATCTGCG TTGGATGAAGCTTTCAAGGCGAATCCAGACATAAAGCTGCTCTTTATTTGCTCTCCGGGCAATCCCACTGGCACTCTCATTCCACTTGATGTGATCAAGCGTATCCTTAATAATCCCTTATTCAAAGGCGTTGTTGTCGTTGACGAGGCCTACGTGGATTTCTCGCCTGAAGGATCCAGTGCTGCCAGCCTAGTCAATGAGTACGCCAATGTTTGTGTGTCACAAACCTTAAGCAAAAGCTTCGGTCTTGCTGCCATCCG TCTGGGCTATCTCCTtgctccacctcctctAGTCCAAATTCTCACCAACACCAAAGCCCCGTACAACGTTTCGCTTCCCACGGCATCTATCGCCCTCAAGGCCGTCTCCACTGAAGGCATTGCAGCTATGAGCCGCTCAGTAGCTACCCTCAACGAGAACCGTCAGACACTTATGGAGGATCTTTCCACTATCAAAGGTGTCGGCGAATTATTGGGTGGTAACCAAGCTAACTTCATACTTTGTCAAattgtggatgaagaaggccgaCCTTCCAACAAAAGAGCGATGATGGTCTACAAAACTATGGCTGAACATAAGGGTGTGGTGGTGAGGTTCCGGGGTACCGAAAGAGGATGTGAGGGATGCCTGAGAATAACAGTTGGCACGAAAGAAGAGTGCAAGCAAGCCGTTAAACACATTGCCGCTCTATTGCAATAG
- a CDS encoding mitochondrial 54S ribosomal protein uL13m, translating to MSATKGNTALALTRVWHHASAQNRVLGNLASRIAWVLMGKHKPTYDPAVDAGDYVIVSDALQVRLTGKKATDKVYYHHTGFMGGLKKVPITRLRERRPEEIIRKAVSAPEVYKGNVLTTWRETGAKVEQSPSASSVSQTKA from the exons ATGTCCGCAACAAAAGGAAAC ACCGCTCTCGCCCTTACCCGTGTCTGGCACCACGCTTCCGCGCAAAACAGAGTTCTCGGAAACCTTGCAAGCCGGATAGCATGGGTGCTTATGGGCAAGCACAAGCCCACATATGACCCCGCAG TGGACGCAGGAGACTATGTTATTGTCTCAGATGCTTTACAGGTGCGATTGACAGGGAAGAAGGCCACGGATAAGGTCTACTATCACCACACAGGATTCATGGGaggtttgaagaaggtccCTATCACAAGACTAAGAGAACGTCGACCAGAAGAG ATTATTCGCAAGGCGGTCTCCG CTCCGGAGGTATACAAGGGCAATGTGTTGACTACTTGGCGAGAGACTGGCGCCAAGGTAGAGCAATCCCCAAGTGCTTCATCGGTTTCTCAAACGAAggcttga
- a CDS encoding small nuclear ribonucleoprotein Sm D2 has translation MSQYAHVPKSELDEAQIRELEEYEISQGPLSVLQQSVRNSSQVLISLRNNKKLLARVKAFDRHCNMVLENVKEMWTETPKGKGKKPVNKDRFISKMFLRGDSVILVLRNAA, from the exons ATGAG TCAGTACGCCCACGTCCCTAAATCCGAGCTCGACGAAGCCCAAATACGAGAACTTGAAGAATATGAAATCTCTCAAGGCCCATTATCTGTTCTTCAACAATCCGTCCGCAACTCTTCTCAAGTCCTTATCTCATTGCGGAATAACAAGAAACTTCTGGCGAGAGTGAAGGCGTTCGACAGGCATTGCAACATGGTTTTGGAGAACGTAAAGGAA ATGTGGACGGAGACACCAAAgggcaaagggaaaaagcCTGTGAACAAGGACCGTTTCATCTC GAAAATGTTTCTTCGAGGCGATTCTGTAATCCTTG TCCTTCGCAATGCGGCATAG